In Suttonella indologenes, one genomic interval encodes:
- a CDS encoding NADP(H)-dependent aldo-keto reductase, giving the protein MEKRRLGKTDIEVSVICLGTMTWGEQNTLVQAHEQLDYALAHGVNFIDTAEMYPVPPREQTYASTEEIIGHWLKKRGKRDDIVLASKAAGPARGNDNQNYIRGGANFSKAQLHEACNASLKRLQTDYLDLYQLHWPERPTNCFGRLDFDAVQDTGKETPFVEVLETLQELQQAGKIRHIGLSNETPWGLMQYLRLHENQGLPPVVSVQNPYNLLNRSYEVGLAEMSIREQAGLLAYSPLAFGVLSGKYRHGAKPEGARLTQFDRFVRYTKPQAFAAVERYAAIAEAAGLSLATMALAFVNQRQFVSSNIIGATNLTQLAENIASHEVRLSADTLAAIDAVHADISNPCP; this is encoded by the coding sequence ATGGAAAAGCGGAGATTGGGAAAGACCGATATCGAAGTCAGCGTAATTTGCTTAGGCACGATGACTTGGGGCGAGCAAAATACTTTGGTGCAGGCGCATGAACAATTGGACTATGCCTTGGCGCATGGGGTGAATTTTATTGATACCGCCGAAATGTATCCGGTGCCGCCGCGCGAGCAAACTTATGCCAGTACGGAAGAAATCATCGGTCATTGGCTGAAAAAACGCGGCAAGCGCGATGATATTGTCTTAGCCAGCAAGGCGGCCGGTCCTGCGCGCGGCAATGACAATCAAAACTATATCCGCGGCGGTGCGAATTTCAGCAAAGCGCAATTGCATGAGGCTTGTAATGCCAGTTTAAAGCGTTTGCAAACTGATTATTTGGATTTGTATCAATTGCATTGGCCGGAGCGTCCGACAAATTGCTTCGGGCGTTTGGATTTTGATGCCGTGCAAGATACGGGAAAGGAAACGCCTTTTGTGGAAGTTTTGGAAACCTTGCAGGAGTTGCAGCAAGCCGGAAAAATCCGCCATATCGGTTTGTCGAACGAGACGCCTTGGGGATTGATGCAGTATTTGCGTTTGCATGAGAATCAGGGCTTGCCGCCGGTGGTAAGCGTGCAAAATCCCTATAATTTGCTCAATCGCAGCTATGAAGTGGGTTTGGCGGAAATGTCTATCCGCGAGCAGGCGGGTTTATTGGCGTATTCGCCTTTGGCATTCGGTGTGTTATCGGGAAAATATCGCCACGGCGCTAAGCCGGAGGGTGCGCGTTTGACGCAGTTTGATCGCTTTGTGCGCTATACCAAACCGCAGGCTTTTGCAGCGGTGGAACGCTATGCCGCTATTGCCGAAGCGGCAGGATTGAGCTTGGCTACGATGGCATTGGCTTTTGTCAATCAGCGTCAATTTGTAAGTAGCAATATCATTGGCGCGACCAATTTGACGCAATTGGCGGAAAATATTGCCAGCCATGAAGTGCGTTTAAGTGCCGATACTTTAGCCGCGATTGATGCGGTACATGCCGATATCAGCAATCCTTGTCCCTAA